The Xylocopa sonorina isolate GNS202 chromosome 10, iyXylSono1_principal, whole genome shotgun sequence genome contains the following window.
TGCTCTCGCGAACAAGCCTGCATGCACGCTGCTCCGCTCACAATTTCGTTTGTTTTTTTGTACCCGATGGAACGCCGCAGGGATATAAATGGAGAACACAAGAGCGCTCGCACGCGTTACATTCGTGGCTGGGAGTGATGATTCATCGCAGAGCGACGTACGACTAACGAGAACCATTAGCAGAAAGGCGATTCAAGGATCGTGGTTTTGTCCACCTATTCCCTCGTTCTTTCCACGTTTCTTTTTCCTCGAGACTCTCGTTTCGCCCTCTCGCCTCGCTACCCTTTCCGCTCTCGCAACCGCTTTCTTCGATGAGGAcgttttccttccttttttttcttcattttttgttCCTTTTTATTTTGATCGTTTCGCGTTCCTCCACGCTTGCGCGCCACTAAACAGAGGAAAGCTGTTTGATTTCGTTCGACCAGGAGGTGCCTCCTTTTTAGCGTCCGACAACACTGAAACGGCGAGGAGAATGAGAGAAAGCTTGAAGCGCGGCGCGCGTTTGATTTCGACCCCTCCTTGGCCCGCCTACCCCCGTAACTCGAATATCGCGAGTCGCCTGATAATTGGAACAACGGCGTTACGTCCGACCTAATCATACGTACCGGTGGTTATCGTTCTACGTAAACATTTTCGCGGCTACGTAGTGGTACGAGCTAAAAGGTAATTTCTTTTATATACCCCTCCCCCCCGAATTGAGCCACGTACACGAACACGTAcagactcgcgcgccgcgacgATTCCACGGAAGTTACACGATTCCGAGGGAGGATCGCGGTCATAGAAGTGACGGAAATATAAAAGTCGCTTCGTCCGACGAGTTGTCTATAAATGGTAAAAAAGTGGTATAAAATGAAACGGACATACATAAACGTTCGTGGCAATAAAAAAGACTGTCCCGAGGAAACAGCTCTACCTCGAAATGATGCGACTCGCGTTGAAATAGTTGCTCGCTCCGCGCGGCGATCGGGCGTGTCCCACGGACGCCGCGAGATTAGACCCGCGATCGATCCTCCGCCCGTCTCGAAGCTTGGCGGAGGATCGAACGCGCGACCACGTCTCCTCCCGCCGCGCGGATAAACCGTGTACGTGTGTCTGCGCTTAATTACCTAATTATGCATGCGCGTACGTACGCGACGCACCTGCGGCACGTGTGCGTACGTATGTGTCCTTACATACGTAGATACTTAGAACGTACTTACTTAACGGGTTAAGTCGCACCAGTCTCCGGTAGTGAACCGTTCTTTTCGTCTTCGTTCGAAATAAAAACCCCCTCTTACACTTCGACTCTCCTTTCTCTCGTGCACGCTCGCGagacacgcgcgcgcacacgcacgcacgcacgccagAGGTATATCCATCCATTCGAGAGACACGCACCTCGTGCACGCAGCCTCGCATTCgatcgcacgcacacacacacacacacatgcgcgcgcgcgcgcacatgtACACCACTCGAGCGCCATTCGAGCGACGATCGACTCGATCTTAGAATTTCTCGTTTCCCGACGGCCTCGCCTTGATTCGTCGGCCTTGTACTGACGAGCGTTATACTTTTCTGCGTTCCCCTTACGTTTACCTTAATCTtactatgtatatataaatatacaaatatatataaatgtacACGCGCGTGTttatatatattcatatatatttatacatatatttataagtatgtatatatgtatgtaaataaTGGTGGCTAAATTGACAAGTGTTTATATCGAAGGTGTTTGTTTCTCTTCTCCTCTTTTTGAAGATCTAGGCATAGATCCTAGACTGGCAATGTTTTAAGGTATGCACGTCCGTGGATTCGCCGTTAGTTTTCAATTTTTGTCCGCTCTCTGTTCTATACTTTTGTTCTTTACCAACGCTCGCCTGTTTCCCGCACGCGATCGTGCACGGGAACCAGCGAGAAGAACACGTCGCTGGGGGAATTTACGATCGGCGTGCAGCGATTGGAATGTCACGAAGTAGTAGTCACAGCGCGGTTAGTCGTCCGACTGGTCTGACCAGTGACCGTCCCTATCTCCTGCTCGAACGAAGCACAGAGACGCGACTCGTTCCCGGTGTTCTTCTTTCGACATCTTTGGTCTGACGCTTTGTAATTCACGTTAAAACAAGTTAGAATCGgcaattctttctttttttcttttttttttcttttttttcttttttccgtcTCCCATCCGGTTTACTTTTGTTCGTCGTTTTATACTCTACCTCATCTATACAGTTCATCGATCACCGCTTCGTCTCGAAGTAATCACAGCGTTATTTTAGTCTGTCTCATTTCGACGGGACTATTCGCAAACTGGTTTCACCCCTTTCTTTCTATGCTCTGTCGCATCAGTCTTTAACCGCACGTTTCGTTTGCCGTACGCGCGCGACCGTCGCGTTCTCTTAGCTTATTTCCCCTCTTCGAGTATCGGTACCAGATCGTCCGCCACTACGTCGCTGATGTGCAAGTAGATGATCCAGTACATCAAGTTGAAACAGACGAAGCATACCGGAAACACGATGCGGGAATATTTGTCGATATCCGATGGTGTCATACCTAGTAAAGAAACAACGATCGATTATCTTGTCTTAGCCGGTCGTCGAACTAGAGTTCGTTAAAAGAAAGCGATAtgaatatgcaatcgctattaataGAGTTACTCTCTTACTTCCTGTCGGAGAACAATTTTATCAACGACTGTGGATCAGAAAAGAATCGAGCAAAATTAGTTGGCAATTGTTGGACTCTATAATCTAACTTGTACGAATCAAAACGTTCGAGTCTCATTGAACGTTCGAGCGTCGGAAGAAAAGGTCGCAAGAGTATAAGCTCGGAGGAGAATATTCGTTCGTACCGTAAAGTTTGCTGATATCCTTGCCAGGATGAATGAGATGCTGCGGCGCAGGCGCTGCCTCCTCGTCAGCCCGTCCGTTAATGGTGTTCTCGAGCGTGCCACCTTTGCTGTGTGCTTTCGGGTCGTGCACCTTGAACCGCACCTCCTGGACAACACGGGACCACTTACAAGAGACACGGCAGTTCGGCGTGGGGTGTCCTTCTCCGAGGAAAACCCCTTAATTTGGTAGATTGGCATGCGACATCGAGGATGGGCAACCGCGTGTTCTACTACTCGACGAACGTTTAACACTCTAGCTTTCTATATTTTAAATCTCAAGTTTAAAAGCGATAAGACTCACCTGACGATAGCTACTCGCACGCTCTCCTGTTCGTTTAATTAATTACGAAGCCGTACCGGTGTTAATCACATTCGGAAATGGAGAACGACGTCTCGCTTTTATATACGCGTCATTTTTATCGACGCCTCTCCTTCAGGTGTTATTTCATTTTCCAAAGCCGTAAAACACTGACCGATGAAACGAGTCGCGGTAGTTCCGGTTTATGTCGTTGTTCCGTGTCAAAGAACGAGTAATTAATCCGGTTCGGAATTAATTAAAACGCCTGATTCTGGCAACACTTTACACGCGCACCGTGACGCCGTGCGTCCGTCAGCACCACCTTCCGTCTGTCTCGCGCCTCCTCTTGTGGCCCTCCCCcatcctccccccccccctttaATATTTTTCGTTCCCGTTTCACAATCCCGGagattaaaagaaaatttatagTGCATCGCGTTTCCGTGCGCGAGGTGCGCCGCCGGCCGGCGGAACGCGACCAAATGGGAATTCATTTCACAGAACCTTTTAGCTTTTGACCTTTCGCGGCTCGATCGTGTTTCGAGTGAAAAAAAAACATTTCGTTTCCCTCCCCCTCCTCCTAtggtttcgttttttttttgtttttcgtcGGAGGTCCATCGAAAATCGAACGCTTGCGGACAGGTTTAAGTTCGACGGCTGAAATCGTGTCGTGCGACGAGTTCCGGTGCGCAAGTTGCCGAAGAACGCATCAGAAAATGATAGCGACGCTGATAAAAGGCAATGCTCGGCGAGTGAAATAAGTGAAACAGCTATCTACGATGATCGTTGCTAATCACGATCCTATTCTACTGCGACTAGTAGTTCTGTCTGCTGTTTAATTTCAATTGGTGGCTAAAGGCGCAACGCGTTGCAATGCTGACGGCAACAGAAACGTTCTAATTGGAAAGAAAGACGAAAGGGGTGCTACTGGTTGGCCGATGTTACACTCACAGTTTGCTTTGGCGCGTGATCTCCGTGATCACCAGGTACACCGGGCGGTCCTGGATTCTCTCTCGCCGTCTTCATACTTTCCGCGATCTTTTGGAACCGGTTCTTCCTCATCTGAATCCTCTTTGCCATGTAGCCCACCGTCGCGTATTCTGCGAAGACAGAGAGATCGCGGAAATAATCAGACAGGACGGTACAAGTATTATACTTTTTACTGAAAGTACGTTACATTTTCATCTTCGTTTTCCAATTTCAATACTATTCTACCCTTCCGATTGAAAAGCACTTTTGATTGATCCCTCAAATTCACCGCGTATTTAAGGATTTCGCAGTATTTTCGGTAAGTGAAAGTGTACGATGGTACTCACCGAGCAACGAGGCGAACACCATGACGAAACAAGTGCCCAGGTAAACATCAATGGACTTGACGTAGGAGATTTTCGGTAACGCCGCGTTCGTCGAGGACATGAGGGTGGTCATGGTGAGCACGGTGGTCACTCCAAGCGCCACTCGAGCGGGGGTCGCGTTACGGTTCAGCCAGAAGCTCACCCACGAGATAATGACGATCAAGCCCGATGGAATGTAGATTTGAATCAGGTAGTAGCCCATCGACCGTTCGAACTGGATCTCGCAGGCCAGTCGCGAATAATTTCCTACGATTAAAAGATCGACAGTTAGGACAGGGGGACGGAGAGGCGCCATGAAATGTCTCATCCCGTTCATTACTTCTCGTTCACATTTTCTTTTCCATCTCCCTCTTTCGCTCTGCCCTTTACATTTTACACTTCCTTTCTCTACATCTATATCTCTCTCTTTCCACGCTGGTCGCTTTTCATTTTTCCATCCCCTTTGCTTTCTCTACTCTCTTCGTCGAATAGTCTGGGCCAGGGTGAACGTTCATCCCGCGTGTCTTTTtaattctccctctctctctctctctctctctctctctctctcttcctcccgtTTCCTCTCATTATTCGGACGAATCCGCGTTTCGCCCCCGACGTTGGCAAAGACGTCGAGCAAAGTTTCGCGGCGTTGATGGATCTCGTGCGTGCGTTTCGCCCCCGAGACCACGTCGGATATCGCGTGTATGCTCGAGGAAAGGAGTTCGCTTGAACAACGAGGCCGGGAGTAGGTGGAACGAGAAATTTGCGTGGATGGAAAATCGAGTTGCATTGGTTTCTTTCGCGGTGCAGGCACCCGGGAGTTTCCTAGCCCCTCGCCTAGCCCCTTCGCAACGAACTGGCAAGAAGAATCCGCGCAACGTTCACCGAAGGTAAATGGGATTTGCTCGGGGGCCTGATTGCTCCTCTCCGCCACGGTTATGAGCTCGGTCGTTCGCTTCGAGCACGCGGGGACTTCAAAGAGAGGACGCGGAAGAAGGGTGGAACTGATGACGCGGTTTGGGATAAAATAGCTCGCGCGATGCGCCGGAACGACGCGAACGACGGTTACAACGCTTGTTCTCGGACGAAAGAATATTAACTCGAGCTTTAATGGGAAATGCAATTCCAAAGGAAATTTCGTTGAAAGGTCGCTGATGAGAGACTCCGTTAAAAGTTCTTTCTACCTTCTTAACGTCGTTAGCGAGCgggaatttttaataattattcgAGACTCGGTCTCTCGTTAAATACGTTCGTGAAATATTTAGCCGTTAAATCGAGCGAAGATTATAAAGTTGGCGACGAATGAAGCCCGAGGACCGGCCGCTTCAACGTCCACCGAGGTGGCGCAGCATTTGCATAGGGGACGTGaccgcgagaaagagagagatatcgatcgatcgatcgatcgacgattgTTTAACGTAGAGTAACGTTGCTGCGAGCGACGTCGTAGCTGCGGACATCGGATAGCGCAAAACGTGTCTCTCCACCTTACCCATACCGTTAAAAGCGAGGGttcaattattgttattatttatttatgaattttttttgtttgttgGTGGGGGTGGGGTTCTATTCATACATTACCGGTAGTTAGACTAATCTCCATGGCTCGTTGACGGTGACCAAGGACCTTGAACTGAGGCAGGGAGACCTCGTTGCTGACACCGACGCTGTTCGGGCCCTCGTTCCACTTGTACCGGATGTCCCTCATCGTGTATCCGACTGAAAAAATAGAGAGACCCCCCGCGGTTGGTACGTACCTTCGCGGAAGCCCTCAAACGCGTATCAGCTCCGAGGGGGCCTCCACTTACCTCGCACCCCCGTCAAAACCCCAACAAGTCCGCTCATTTTACACttccctctttttctctttatATTATATcaatgtatatattatatatatacatacgttcATTTACTCGTTTACATATCGCTTTTATATTCGATCGTGAGTTTATCCTTCGATCGGTTCGCGTCTCGTTTCGTTCGTGATCTCCTCTCTTCGAACATCTTTCTCTGTCCTCCTTTCTATCTATCTGTCCCTCTCCGTCCGTTTTTACTCTCTGCGTCGTTCACGAGAGGCACCCGTTTGCGCCCGCGTTGATTCGCGGGGGGCAAGAAAAATCGATTACGAACGCGAGATGACATACGAACGTGACTCATAAGTCACTCGTCTACTTTGTTTctattttgtttgtttgtttgtttttttatttttttttttttttatttcgtgcGATGATCTCGTAGTCGGTTCGCGCGATCCCTTCGATCGCCGGACACGATCCACAAGAGATGATCGTGGTGATGTTGTCGTTTTAGCAAAATAATTCTTTCTCTTATCTTTTCGAACTTTCTAAGAGCCCATCGTGTCGGTTTGATCTGATGTTGTGGGTGGTTTCGTCGGAGGTCGGCTCGGTACTATTTCCGTTTTCGTTCGTGGCTCGAGAGTTAGTTCGCGGCGTGCGAACGCGTGTGCATCGAAATGGAGAGCGGTCGAGCGAAATACAGCGAAATAGTACGTCACCGACCTCGGACCCGTGATAGGGGACTAAATCGGGAACGATGGATTCGTATGGGGAGAGTTCGTCTTCGTCCTTTGTTCCGTGGATTTAAAAATCGATGACAGTCGATTGATTGGTCGATCGGTCGATTGGTCGTATGAGTTAGCCCCGGGGACGGTTTCGTCCTAGCGGGTAAGCTCTTCCTTGATCGGAACGATCGGTTGTGTTCGCGGTGATAAGGCAACACGGTGATATCGGTGCATATCGGTGCGAAATAAGAAACAAAAATAAACGGATTAAAAAAACAACGAAAACATACATAATActtatatacatgtacataataagaaagaaagaaagaaagaaagaaagaaagaaagaaagaagagtcgatcgtagcgaaagaaaaaaagaaaagggaaaagaaTAGTACAGAACGCTCCACACATATCGTACTGCACATAACGGCGTGTACACGCGTGTGAACATTACATTACAACAAGTTAATAGTCATTTAACCATCTGCGCGAGCCTCTGGACGAAGTTTAGAAGGAAGAACTAATAAGAGGGGGATATCTACCTGTAGATAGGTGTATGGTTGTCTGTCGTTGCCTGTGACCGAGCACGCGAAACTGCGGTAGTTCCACCTCGTTCGAGATGCCGACCGACTGTAGGCCGGCGTTCCATTTGTACCGAATATCGCGCATTGTGTATCCAACTGCCGGGAGAACAAGAACACAAATATCTTCGCTCTAACATACAATAATTAGACACTTAAGTTTTGTGTGGTAGGTCTTAGGGGGAACTTTCAGGGAAAACAAGGTTGTTCCAGGGTTCAACTCTGAGGAGCGGGGGGTTTGGTTCGTATGGTTGGGGTTGTAGAGAGAAGCAAAAAGTTTCATCGAGCACCCTAAACCGTGTCCGTTAGATAATCTGTTATTCACACGTTCGTACCGAGCGTGTGTCCATTTTCTCGCTCGTTACATTTCGGTGTCGGCTTAAGGTGCGTGTCTGCGCTGCAAAAATCGAGCCAGGCGTTGAAACGATGGTCGACTGAAACGACCAGTTCGTTTCAGCCGATTACCAAACGCGTAATTGGAAACGATAATACTCTGGACGTTTGCGCGTGCGCAGCGTTTATAATCATCATTTATGGACGTACAAAAGGCACTTCCGTATTCAATCCGATCGGTTTGTTAACCGCCGCTCGCGTACTTGGGGGCGTTTTCCCGTTCACTTTCCGTACGTCCATAATTTCCCACGCAAAACCCGTTATACGGTACAATACGCGCGATCGAGGCCACGAGGAACAAGCTATGCGTCATCAGTTCTGAAAATAATAACCGAACGAAAACAACGGACTTTTCGTTcgtttgtacctcgtatttcgAAGAGATTCCGCGGAACCGTGATTGCCGTCGAATTTTCTGCGATCGATCGGAATTCACGCCTATTTATGCTCGTCTAATTCCTCGGCGCGGCCTCGAGCGTGCACATACCGGCCCGAGAAACATTCCTCCGTAACTGAATCTTAGGTGATTACGATCGTTATACCGCATTCCAGGCACCAAAGTGGAATTCCATCGCGGCGTCGGCCACATAGCGCGAGCATCGGCGAAACGTGGATTAAGCGGTCTCGCGACCGAGTATTCGAGATTAACTGCTTTTGTTTGTGGAACACGGAAATACTGTTGCCGTTTCTACCGTTCCGGTTGCTCATTTTCGCCCGGCGAATGCCACCCTGTAATTCCGCACGGGCGTACGCTTTCCGCCGCGCGACAGATTTATCTCTACGATGCTCGCGACTACTGGCGTCTATCGATTGCTGGACCGATCC
Protein-coding sequences here:
- the Rdl gene encoding resistant to dieldrin isoform X8, which translates into the protein MNLDGPSRPTDNTMSFHAASWSFALLAATVALLPATHRAPFAQAATGGGSMLNDVNISAILDSFSVSYDKRVRPNYGGPPVEVGVTMYVLSISSVSEVLMDFTLDFYFRQFWTDPRLAFKKRTGVETLSVGSEFIKNIWVPDTFFVNEKQSYFHIATTSNEFIRIHHSGSITRSIRLTITASCPMNLQYFPMDRQLCNIEIESFGYTMRDIRYKWNAGLQSVGISNEVELPQFRVLGHRQRQTTIHLSTGNYSRLACEIQFERSMGYYLIQIYIPSGLIVIISWVSFWLNRNATPARVALGVTTVLTMTTLMSSTNAALPKISYVKSIDVYLGTCFVMVFASLLEYATVGYMAKRIQMRKNRFQKIAESMKTARENPGPPGVPGDHGDHAPKQTWSRVVQEVRFKVHDPKAHSKGGTLENTINGRADEEAAPAPQHLIHPGKDISKLYGMTPSDIDKYSRIVFPVCFVCFNLMYWIIYLHISDVVADDLVPILEEGK
- the Rdl gene encoding resistant to dieldrin isoform X10 — protein: MNLDGPSRPTDNTMSFHAASWSFALLAATVALLPATHRAPFAQAATGGGSMLNDVNISAILDSFSVSYDKRVRPNYGGPPVEVGVTMYVLSISSVSEVLMDFTLDFYFRQFWTDPRLAFKKRTGVETLSVGSEFIKNIWVPDTFFVNEKQSYFHIATTSNEFIRIHHSGSITRSIRLTITASCPMNLQYFPMDRQLCNIEIESFGYTMRDIRYKWNEGPNSVGVSNEVSLPQFKVLGHRQRAMEISLTTGNYSRLACEIQFERSMGYYLIQIYIPSGLIVIISWVSFWLNRNATPARVALGVTTVLTMTTLMSSTNAALPKISYVKSIDVYLGTCFVMVFASLLEYATVGYMAKRIQMRKNRFQKIAESMKTARENPGPPGVPGDHGDHAPKQTEVRFKVHDPKAHSKGGTLENTINGRADEEAAPAPQHLIHPGKDISKLYGMTPSDIDKYSRIVFPVCFVCFNLMYWIIYLHISDVVADDLVPILEEGK
- the Rdl gene encoding resistant to dieldrin isoform X7, with protein sequence MNLDGPSRPTDNTMSFHAASWSFALLAATVALLPATHRAPFAQAATGGGSMLNDVNISAILDSFSVSYDKRVRPNYGGPPVEVGVTMYVLSISSVSEVLMDFTLDFYFRQFWTDPRLAFKKRTGVETLSVGSEFIKNIWVPDTFFVNEKQSYFHIATTSNEFIRIHHSGSITRSIRLTITASCPMNLQYFPMDRQLCNIEIESFGYTMRDIRYKWNEGPNSVGVSNEVSLPQFKVLGHRQRAMEISLTTGNYSRLACEIQFERSMGYYLIQIYIPSGLIVIISWVSFWLNRNATPARVALGVTTVLTMTTLMSSTNAALPKISYVKSIDVYLGTCFVMVFASLLEYATVGYMAKRIQMRKNRFQKIAESMKTARENPGPPGVPGDHGDHAPKQTWSRVVQEVRFKVHDPKAHSKGGTLENTINGRADEEAAPAPQHLIHPGKDISKLYGMTPSDIDKYSRIVFPVCFVCFNLMYWIIYLHISDVVADDLVPILEEGK
- the Rdl gene encoding resistant to dieldrin isoform X15, whose protein sequence is MNLDGPSRPTDNTMSFHAASWSFALLAATVALLPATHRAPFAQAATGGGSMLNDVNISAILDSFSVSYDKRVRPNYGGPPVEVGVTMYVLSISSVSEVLMDFTLDFYFRQFWTDPRLAFKKRTGVETLSVGSEFIKNIWVPDTFFVNEKQSYFHIATTSNEFIRIHHSGSITRSIRLTITASCPMNLQYFPMDRQLCNIEIESFGYTMRDIRYKWNAGLQSVGISNEVELPQFRVLGHRQRQTTIHLSTGNYSRLACEIQFERSMGYYLIQIYIPSGLIVIISWVSFWLNRNATPARVALGVTTVLTMTTLMSSTNAALPKISYVKSIDVYLGTCFVMVFASLLEYATVGYMAKRIQMRKNRFQKIAESMKTARENPGPPGVPGDHGDHAPKQTVRFKVHDPKAHSKGGTLENTINGRADEEAAPAPQHLIHPGKDISKLYGMTPSDIDKYSRIVFPVCFVCFNLMYWIIYLHISDVVADDLVPILEEGK
- the Rdl gene encoding resistant to dieldrin isoform X11, with the protein product MNLDGPSRPTDNTMSFHAASWSFALLAATVALLPATHRAPFAQAATGGGSMLNDVNISAILDSFSVSYDKRVRPNYGGPPVEVGVTMYVLSISSVSEVLMDFTLDFYFRQFWTDPRLAFKKRTGVETLSVGSEFIKNIWVPDTFFVNEKQSYFHIATTSNEFIRIHHSGSITRSIRLTITASCPMNLQYFPMDRQLCNIEIESFGYTMRDIRYKWNAGLQSVGISNEVELPQFRVLGHRQRQTTIHLSTGNYSRLACEIQFERSMGYYLIQIYIPSGLIVIISWVSFWLNRNATPARVALGVTTVLTMTTLMSSTNAALPKISYVKSIDVYLGTCFVMVFASLLEYATVGYMAKRIQMRKNRFQKIAESMKTARENPGPPGVPGDHGDHAPKQTEVRFKVHDPKAHSKGGTLENTINGRADEEAAPAPQHLIHPGKDISKLYGMTPSDIDKYSRIVFPVCFVCFNLMYWIIYLHISDVVADDLVPILEEGK